In Spirochaetales bacterium, a single genomic region encodes these proteins:
- a CDS encoding STAS domain-containing protein, with protein sequence MRKRDNGHIIILDLEGELDLYTSADLKKVFDSLSKKDNINLLVNMKNVSYIDSTGVGVIVRAIRDMKNNGRNLKVIQMQPQVKRVFELSNILFLIDYYKDENSSVAGI encoded by the coding sequence ATGAGAAAAAGAGACAACGGACATATTATTATACTGGACCTTGAAGGTGAATTGGATCTTTATACATCCGCCGATTTGAAGAAAGTATTTGATTCATTGAGCAAAAAGGATAATATCAACCTCCTTGTGAATATGAAAAATGTCTCCTATATCGACAGTACGGGGGTCGGTGTTATCGTCAGGGCGATCCGGGACATGAAAAATAACGGAAGAAATCTCAAAGTAATTCAGATGCAGCCCCAGGTAAAAAGAGTATTCGAACTTTCGAATATTTTATTTTTAATCGACTATTATAAAGACGAAAATTCCTCCGTTGCCGGTATATAA